A DNA window from Haliovirga abyssi contains the following coding sequences:
- a CDS encoding DUF1934 domain-containing protein, whose amino-acid sequence MELRIKTFDGDGNNFDKVFDTKKQKFDKGIKYEYKDEFGSNIIYVIKNKKIQIKRKGKINSNQLIEKNKKTKFLYKTDYLNKEFLLETKDILIQDEMLEFEYHIYENENLINKIKVLIKEVN is encoded by the coding sequence ATGGAATTAAGAATAAAGACCTTTGATGGAGATGGGAATAATTTTGATAAAGTTTTTGATACAAAAAAACAGAAGTTTGATAAAGGGATAAAATATGAATATAAAGATGAATTTGGAAGTAATATTATTTATGTAATAAAAAATAAAAAAATCCAAATTAAAAGGAAAGGTAAAATTAATAGTAATCAATTAATTGAAAAAAATAAGAAAACAAAATTTTTATATAAGACAGATTATTTAAATAAAGAGTTTTTATTAGAAACAAAAGATATTTTAATTCAAGATGAAATGTTAGAATTTGAATATCACATTTATGAAAATGAAAATTTAATAAACAAAATAAAAGTATTGATAAAAGAGGTGAACTAA
- the rlmH gene encoding 23S rRNA (pseudouridine(1915)-N(3))-methyltransferase RlmH, translating to MNINLICVGKIKEKYLKDGILEYEKRLKLYVKTKIYEIKDIGNDQNRNLVKINEGKKIVEILNKLRGYTVLLDLDGKMFDSENFSKKIEKLQIQGNDTINFIIGGSYGVSEEVKKRVDLRLKFSDFTFPHQLMRLIFFEQLYRWFSILNNSKYHK from the coding sequence ATGAATATAAATTTAATTTGCGTTGGGAAAATAAAAGAAAAATATTTGAAAGATGGAATTTTAGAGTATGAAAAGAGATTAAAGCTTTATGTGAAAACAAAAATTTATGAAATAAAAGATATTGGAAATGACCAAAACCGTAATTTAGTAAAAATAAATGAAGGTAAAAAAATCGTAGAAATATTAAATAAATTAAGAGGATATACAGTTCTTTTAGATTTAGATGGGAAAATGTTTGATTCAGAAAATTTTTCTAAAAAAATAGAAAAATTACAAATTCAAGGAAATGATACAATTAATTTTATTATAGGTGGATCATACGGGGTTTCAGAAGAAGTTAAAAAAAGAGTGGATTTAAGACTTAAATTTTCTGACTTTACATTTCCACATCAATTAATGAGATTGATTTTTTTTGAACAATTATACAGATGGTTTTCAATATTGAATAATTCAAAATATCATAAATGA
- a CDS encoding DUF2225 domain-containing protein, giving the protein MDEKIFYEIDLTCPACGHNFKSTKTKTKIKETTPIGTEAYLVAIYQTETMNPMSYEIDVCPHCYYAGFHKDFIDKGNKRRHKLGIDFKEELQKLGKNTDFNVIYKNNELARMTYVLAAYIYSKENPIDYLKLGKCYIRTAWYSKELKEIDFYRTALKKALDTYMNAYNEIDEFSISTVLLYLIAVINMELGDYEGAAPFINKLNGDLKAKKLNAIKDKLEEQTIILRKVLKEIEVERKTMTDEEKKKDKKDRREAVRVKPYKVPFGIELRTPSVSGLGKREEKKTNKLEEDYGVKLTGKPTVLIVDDSKIVRASLKQILMKDCDIVGIATNGSEGVQMYQAFNPDFVTMDIEMPGMNGIEALQKIKKIDKDAKVIMLSSLKDSKKVYEAIKAGAMNYLLKPVNSQKILELIKKS; this is encoded by the coding sequence ATGGATGAAAAAATTTTTTACGAGATAGATTTAACTTGCCCTGCTTGTGGTCATAATTTTAAATCTACCAAAACTAAAACTAAAATAAAAGAGACAACTCCCATAGGAACTGAAGCGTATCTTGTAGCTATATATCAAACTGAAACAATGAATCCTATGTCTTATGAAATAGATGTGTGCCCACATTGTTATTATGCAGGATTTCATAAAGATTTTATAGATAAAGGAAATAAAAGACGTCATAAATTGGGGATAGACTTTAAAGAAGAGTTGCAAAAATTAGGGAAAAATACAGATTTTAATGTAATATATAAAAATAATGAATTAGCAAGAATGACATATGTTTTAGCAGCGTATATATATTCAAAAGAAAACCCTATTGATTATTTGAAGTTAGGTAAATGTTATATTAGAACTGCTTGGTATTCAAAAGAATTAAAAGAGATAGATTTTTATAGGACTGCATTAAAAAAAGCATTGGATACATATATGAATGCTTATAATGAAATAGATGAATTTTCTATAAGTACAGTTTTGTTATATTTGATAGCAGTTATCAATATGGAATTAGGAGATTATGAGGGAGCAGCTCCATTTATTAATAAATTAAATGGAGATTTAAAAGCTAAAAAACTTAATGCTATAAAAGATAAACTAGAGGAGCAAACTATAATACTTAGAAAAGTTTTAAAAGAGATAGAAGTGGAAAGAAAAACAATGACAGATGAAGAAAAGAAAAAAGATAAAAAAGATAGAAGAGAGGCAGTAAGGGTAAAACCTTATAAAGTACCATTTGGGATAGAATTAAGAACTCCTTCAGTTTCTGGATTAGGGAAAAGAGAAGAAAAAAAGACAAATAAATTAGAAGAAGATTATGGAGTGAAATTAACAGGAAAACCAACTGTATTGATAGTTGATGATTCTAAAATTGTAAGAGCGAGCCTTAAACAAATTCTTATGAAAGATTGTGATATTGTAGGGATAGCTACAAATGGAAGTGAAGGAGTACAAATGTATCAAGCATTTAATCCTGATTTTGTAACTATGGATATTGAAATGCCTGGGATGAATGGGATAGAAGCATTGCAAAAAATAAAAAAAATAGATAAAGATGCAAAAGTAATAATGCTTAGTTCTTTAAAAGATAGTAAAAAAGTGTATGAGGCGATAAAAGCAGGAGCAATGAACTATTTATTAAAGCCTGTTAATAGTCAAAAGATATTGGAATTGATAAAAAAAAGTTGA
- the mutL gene encoding DNA mismatch repair endonuclease MutL: protein MENKIKILDESVSNIIAAGEVVENPAAMIKEFIENSLDAKATSIKIYIKNSGRYVKIVDNGIGMTKNDLFLCIERHATSKISNKDDIFNLSTYGFRGEALASIAAVSKLKISSKIGTEKVGNEISIYGGKIRNSKEVSKNMGTEIEVKDLFYNTPVRLKFLKSKQTEYGKIKDVAFKEALSNYNVSFELHIDEKRVLFTTGNGIENTILELLGKNILKNLKKFKYGYLGNMDILKNSKSYIFTFFNKRYAKSLLVEKAVLEGYYTKLIKGKFPVAIIFYEISPNKIDVNIHPSKKIVKFENEKEVFKDIKTAVEEAIGTNEEEMLPNVIFNNEERNDSAEYKESDLEKSNEPSKNSYNDNRYEVPKFEENKLFNSLARNEMRENVLIEKSVDNKIDLKGKIIDRVNIEKSYKNYEENTQKKEGFYGVKEPEKEYNKLERNYKLLGQLNNMYILIEKDNKLSIYDQHIVHERILYEELKEKFYNNKLYSRELLVPISVEVNIKEKEAIFENLENFKKIGFEIEEFGENEILIRNVPEFEFRESFQNIFFEILKSLMENSGVKDIREKIIISMSCKGAIKAGQILTREAMYELVDKLHKIGKYTCPHGRPIIINISFDELERKFRRK from the coding sequence ATGGAGAATAAAATAAAAATACTTGATGAATCAGTATCAAATATAATCGCCGCAGGAGAAGTAGTAGAAAATCCAGCAGCAATGATAAAAGAATTTATAGAAAATAGTTTAGATGCAAAAGCTACTTCTATAAAAATATATATAAAAAACAGTGGTAGATATGTAAAAATAGTAGATAATGGTATAGGCATGACAAAAAATGATCTGTTTTTATGTATAGAAAGACATGCAACTAGTAAAATATCAAATAAAGATGATATTTTTAATTTATCTACATATGGATTTAGAGGGGAAGCTCTTGCAAGTATTGCAGCAGTATCAAAATTAAAAATATCATCGAAAATTGGAACTGAAAAAGTAGGTAATGAAATAAGTATATATGGTGGAAAAATCAGAAATAGCAAAGAAGTTTCTAAAAATATGGGAACAGAAATAGAAGTTAAGGATCTTTTTTATAATACACCAGTAAGATTAAAATTTCTGAAAAGTAAACAAACAGAATATGGAAAAATAAAAGATGTTGCGTTTAAAGAAGCATTATCTAATTATAATGTATCTTTTGAACTACATATTGATGAAAAAAGAGTATTATTTACTACTGGGAATGGAATAGAAAACACAATATTAGAATTATTAGGAAAAAATATTTTGAAAAATTTAAAAAAATTTAAATATGGTTATTTAGGGAATATGGATATATTAAAAAATAGTAAAAGTTATATTTTTACATTTTTTAACAAAAGATATGCGAAATCATTATTGGTAGAAAAAGCTGTTTTAGAAGGATATTATACAAAATTAATAAAAGGAAAATTTCCAGTAGCAATAATTTTTTATGAGATTAGTCCTAATAAAATAGATGTTAATATACACCCTTCAAAAAAAATAGTGAAATTTGAAAATGAAAAAGAGGTTTTTAAAGATATAAAAACAGCAGTTGAGGAAGCGATAGGTACAAATGAAGAAGAGATGCTTCCAAATGTTATATTTAATAATGAAGAGAGAAATGATAGTGCAGAGTATAAAGAGAGTGATTTAGAAAAAAGTAATGAACCTAGTAAAAATAGTTATAATGATAATAGATATGAAGTCCCAAAATTTGAAGAAAATAAATTATTTAATTCTTTAGCTAGAAATGAAATGAGGGAAAATGTATTAATTGAAAAAAGTGTAGATAATAAAATTGATTTAAAGGGAAAGATTATTGATAGAGTTAATATAGAAAAGTCTTATAAAAATTATGAAGAGAATACTCAAAAAAAAGAAGGCTTTTATGGAGTAAAAGAGCCGGAAAAAGAATATAATAAACTAGAGAGAAATTATAAATTGTTAGGACAATTAAATAATATGTATATATTAATAGAAAAAGATAATAAATTATCAATATATGATCAACATATTGTTCATGAAAGAATTTTATATGAGGAGCTAAAAGAAAAGTTTTATAATAATAAATTATATTCTAGAGAACTACTAGTTCCAATTTCAGTAGAGGTCAATATAAAAGAAAAGGAAGCGATTTTTGAAAATTTAGAGAATTTCAAAAAAATAGGATTTGAAATTGAAGAATTTGGAGAAAATGAAATTCTAATAAGAAATGTTCCAGAATTTGAATTTAGAGAAAGTTTTCAAAATATATTTTTTGAGATATTAAAATCATTAATGGAAAATAGCGGAGTAAAAGATATTAGAGAAAAAATAATTATTTCTATGTCTTGTAAAGGAGCGATAAAAGCAGGACAAATATTAACAAGAGAAGCTATGTATGAGTTGGTAGATAAATTGCATAAAATAGGAAAATATACTTGTCCACATGGAAGACCAATTATAATAAACATATCTTTTGATGAGTTGGAAAGAAAATTTAGAAGAAAGTAG
- a CDS encoding ATP-binding protein, with protein sequence MRTIADHIYDISYNSIKANSKDIILKIKLDKEKKEFIFYIKDNGEGIEKEKMDHIFDPFYTSRDKKIRKVGLGLPLLKQNTEITGGAVSFKSEKGVGTELKAMFKTDNIDILPLGDISGTIVGLITANVNIEWEFMFENENSKEKLTTQELKDILGEGIALNNIEVIPILKDIIGNILEGLGIV encoded by the coding sequence ATGAGAACAATTGCAGATCATATATATGATATATCATATAATTCGATAAAAGCAAATTCAAAAGATATAATATTAAAAATTAAATTAGATAAAGAAAAAAAAGAATTTATATTCTATATAAAAGATAATGGTGAAGGAATTGAAAAAGAAAAAATGGATCATATATTTGATCCATTTTATACAAGTAGGGACAAAAAAATAAGAAAAGTTGGATTAGGATTACCATTATTAAAACAGAATACAGAAATAACTGGAGGAGCAGTATCCTTTAAATCAGAAAAAGGTGTAGGGACAGAATTAAAAGCAATGTTTAAAACTGATAATATAGATATACTTCCATTGGGAGATATAAGCGGAACAATTGTAGGATTAATAACAGCAAATGTAAATATAGAGTGGGAATTTATGTTTGAAAATGAAAATAGCAAAGAAAAATTAACAACTCAAGAATTGAAAGATATATTGGGCGAAGGCATAGCTCTTAATAATATAGAAGTAATTCCAATTTTGAAGGATATAATTGGAAATATATTGGAAGGATTAGGGATAGTTTAA
- a CDS encoding PHP domain-containing protein, which produces MKFYADLHIHSVLSPCADLLMTTNNIIDKLIENDIKIFSITDHNSNKNSKVFKMRANEKGLIFIPGIEIETVEGIHTLGYFKCLEDLENVTKVIYNHLPKIKNREDIYGYQLILDKEDEYVEKAEEFLSGSVDLGIEDVVKLIKNNNGLAVPAHIDRSNSIISNLGYIPELKFDGIEIYMKKKIDVLVNKLDIKYPIFSSSDSHFVNTIEKAKMYFEFEKLDIDIDDIFKAINKGEINIVR; this is translated from the coding sequence ATGAAATTTTATGCAGATTTACATATTCATTCTGTATTATCTCCTTGTGCAGACTTATTGATGACAACCAATAATATTATAGATAAACTAATAGAAAATGACATAAAAATATTTTCTATTACAGATCATAATTCAAATAAAAATTCTAAAGTTTTTAAAATGCGTGCTAATGAAAAAGGATTGATTTTTATTCCTGGAATAGAAATTGAAACTGTAGAAGGAATTCATACTTTAGGTTATTTTAAATGTTTAGAGGATTTAGAGAATGTAACAAAAGTGATATATAATCATTTGCCGAAAATTAAAAATAGAGAAGATATATATGGATATCAATTAATTTTAGATAAAGAGGATGAATATGTTGAAAAAGCAGAAGAATTTTTAAGTGGTTCTGTAGATTTAGGGATAGAAGATGTTGTTAAATTAATAAAAAATAATAACGGATTAGCAGTTCCTGCTCATATAGACAGAAGTAATAGTATTATATCAAATTTGGGGTATATACCAGAATTAAAATTTGATGGGATTGAAATATATATGAAAAAGAAAATAGATGTACTTGTGAATAAATTGGATATAAAGTATCCAATTTTCTCATCTTCTGATTCTCATTTTGTAAATACAATAGAAAAAGCAAAAATGTATTTTGAATTTGAGAAATTAGATATAGATATAGATGATATTTTTAAAGCGATAAATAAAGGGGAGATAAATATAGTAAGATAA
- a CDS encoding DRTGG domain-containing protein, with product MPKLSEISEKIGLNSKFLCEDVNIKNGYCCDLLSEVMGKAKEGSIWVTVHNNMNVVAVASMLDLKAVIITEGHKANDEFLKKAKEESISVFETNKDSFDVVGKLFELGIKG from the coding sequence ATGCCAAAATTAAGTGAGATATCAGAAAAAATAGGTTTAAATTCTAAATTTTTATGTGAAGATGTTAACATAAAAAATGGATATTGCTGTGATCTATTAAGTGAAGTAATGGGAAAAGCAAAAGAAGGAAGTATCTGGGTAACAGTTCATAATAATATGAATGTGGTAGCGGTAGCTTCAATGTTAGATTTAAAAGCTGTAATTATTACAGAGGGACACAAAGCAAATGATGAATTTTTGAAAAAGGCCAAAGAGGAGTCAATATCTGTATTTGAAACAAATAAAGATAGTTTTGATGTTGTAGGGAAGTTATTTGAGTTAGGAATAAAAGGATGA
- a CDS encoding response regulator: MEKINSILIVDDSKVIREILPKMLKDLEVENIYLASDGVEGLEEYKKNRPEVILIDVKMPNKNGFEMMDDINNLKSDNRESKIIIMTSSVDENIKIQAAVRGAKALLVKPFLKDELENAIKKVYYGNVDFLEEVRKQQIKNIITEYTTIKQDSGKLDEYIKNIGIIIMKIKDGKDIELFDMLKDNINTLNEKIEDEFVNIRLNLLKEKIEAVDLELVEFDDAFLEEWIYILNDIRKGVKNAKIK, from the coding sequence ATGGAAAAAATAAATTCTATATTAATAGTGGATGATTCAAAAGTCATTAGAGAAATTTTGCCAAAAATGTTAAAAGACTTAGAAGTTGAAAATATCTATTTAGCTTCAGATGGTGTAGAAGGGTTAGAAGAATATAAAAAAAATAGACCAGAAGTAATCCTTATAGATGTAAAAATGCCAAATAAAAATGGGTTTGAAATGATGGACGATATAAATAATTTGAAATCAGATAATAGAGAATCTAAAATTATTATAATGACATCATCTGTAGATGAAAATATAAAAATTCAAGCAGCTGTAAGAGGAGCAAAAGCTTTATTAGTAAAACCATTTCTAAAGGATGAGTTGGAAAATGCTATTAAAAAAGTATATTATGGAAATGTAGATTTTTTAGAAGAGGTGAGGAAACAACAAATAAAAAATATAATTACAGAATATACGACTATAAAACAAGATAGTGGTAAGTTGGATGAATATATAAAAAATATAGGAATAATTATCATGAAAATAAAAGATGGAAAAGATATTGAATTATTTGATATGCTAAAAGATAATATTAATACATTAAATGAAAAAATAGAAGATGAATTTGTAAATATAAGATTAAATTTGTTAAAAGAAAAGATAGAAGCTGTTGATTTAGAGTTGGTTGAATTTGATGATGCTTTTTTAGAGGAATGGATATATATACTAAATGATATTAGGAAAGGGGTAAAAAATGCCAAAATTAAGTGA
- a CDS encoding proline--tRNA ligase, whose protein sequence is MRFSKLFVHTLKETPKEAEVISHKLLLRAGMIKKLASGIYSYMPLGYRVLRKIEGIVREELDKAGAQEILMPVLQPAELWQESGRWDKMGDEMMRMTDRHNRNFVLGPTHEEVVTDIVRREVKSYKELPINLYQIQLKYRDERRPRFGLMRGREFFMKDGYSFHTDEDSLEKEYQNMHEAYNNIFSRCGLTFRAVEADSGNIGGDTTHEIMVLADSGEDEVLYCDKCEYAANIEKAESKFVAKENSEELKELEKVETPNKKSIEEVAEFLGVEKINTVKAMIFKTEEEFYMVLIRGDYEVNEVKLKNLLKVSEVTLANDAEIEKLNLHKGFLGPVGVKLKIIADETIKNMKNYVTGGNDIDNHYINTNHNKDYSVETFADIRIVKLGEKCPRCSDGVLNSARGIEVGQIFKLGTKYSEALKCNFINENGRQQPMLMGCYGIGVSRTMAAAVEQNYDESGIIWPISIAPYIVDVIPVNMKDKEQVEVAEKLYNNLKENGIEVAIDDRKERAGFKFKDADLIGFPVKVIVGKGIATGKVEVVNRKTGEKEDIEIEELLNYINKLIK, encoded by the coding sequence ATGAGATTTTCAAAATTATTTGTACATACATTAAAAGAAACACCAAAAGAAGCAGAAGTAATTAGTCATAAACTTTTATTAAGAGCAGGAATGATAAAAAAACTTGCAAGTGGGATATATTCATATATGCCGTTAGGGTATAGAGTTTTAAGAAAAATAGAAGGAATAGTAAGAGAGGAACTAGATAAAGCAGGAGCTCAAGAGATATTAATGCCAGTATTGCAACCAGCAGAATTATGGCAGGAGTCAGGTCGTTGGGATAAAATGGGTGACGAAATGATGAGAATGACAGATAGACATAATAGAAATTTTGTATTAGGGCCTACTCATGAAGAAGTTGTTACCGATATTGTTAGAAGAGAAGTGAAATCATATAAAGAGTTGCCTATTAATTTATATCAAATTCAATTAAAATATAGAGATGAAAGAAGACCAAGATTTGGTCTTATGCGTGGAAGAGAATTTTTTATGAAAGATGGATATAGTTTCCATACTGATGAAGACTCATTAGAAAAAGAGTATCAAAATATGCATGAAGCATATAACAATATCTTTTCAAGATGTGGCTTGACATTTAGAGCAGTTGAAGCTGATTCAGGAAATATTGGTGGAGATACAACTCATGAAATAATGGTATTAGCTGATTCTGGAGAAGATGAAGTTTTGTATTGTGATAAATGTGAATATGCAGCAAATATAGAAAAAGCAGAAAGTAAATTTGTAGCAAAAGAAAATAGCGAAGAGTTAAAAGAGTTAGAAAAAGTAGAAACTCCAAATAAAAAATCAATTGAAGAAGTAGCAGAATTTTTAGGAGTGGAGAAAATCAATACAGTAAAAGCTATGATATTTAAAACAGAAGAAGAATTTTATATGGTGTTAATTAGAGGAGATTATGAAGTAAATGAAGTTAAATTAAAGAATTTATTAAAAGTATCAGAAGTTACATTAGCAAACGATGCTGAAATAGAAAAATTAAATTTACACAAAGGATTTCTTGGACCTGTAGGAGTTAAATTAAAAATAATAGCAGACGAAACAATAAAAAATATGAAAAATTATGTAACTGGCGGAAATGATATAGATAACCATTATATTAATACAAACCATAATAAAGATTATAGCGTAGAAACTTTTGCAGATATTAGAATTGTAAAATTAGGAGAAAAATGTCCAAGATGTAGTGATGGAGTATTAAACAGTGCAAGAGGAATAGAGGTTGGGCAAATATTTAAATTAGGGACTAAATATAGTGAAGCATTAAAATGTAATTTTATAAATGAAAATGGAAGACAACAACCAATGTTAATGGGGTGTTATGGAATAGGTGTATCAAGAACAATGGCAGCAGCAGTAGAGCAAAATTATGATGAAAGTGGAATAATATGGCCAATATCAATTGCACCATATATTGTAGATGTAATACCAGTAAATATGAAAGATAAAGAACAAGTTGAAGTAGCAGAAAAACTTTATAATAATTTAAAAGAGAACGGAATAGAAGTTGCAATTGATGATAGAAAAGAAAGAGCTGGATTTAAATTTAAAGATGCAGACCTTATTGGATTTCCTGTGAAAGTTATAGTTGGGAAAGGAATTGCAACTGGAAAAGTAGAGGTTGTAAATAGAAAAACAGGAGAAAAAGAAGATATAGAAATAGAAGAATTGTTAAACTATATAAATAAACTTATAAAATAG
- a CDS encoding lytic transglycosylase domain-containing protein, whose protein sequence is MKKFFIISLLLVLILSLGVLYSKLKFPVKYINYVTEISEKYNVERISILALIKAESNFRETAISSKGAVGMMQLMPSTAKWIAKKRGIKFDINDLYKYKTNIEIGVIYYKYLYENLNGDFEKILAAYNAGISRIENEQWKKISETRKYVWKVKIYRFFYSLLFR, encoded by the coding sequence ATGAAAAAATTTTTTATTATTAGTTTATTATTAGTTTTAATTTTGAGCTTAGGAGTATTATATTCAAAATTAAAATTTCCAGTTAAATATATAAATTATGTTACTGAAATTTCTGAGAAATATAATGTAGAAAGAATATCTATATTAGCTTTAATAAAAGCTGAAAGTAATTTTAGAGAAACTGCAATATCTTCAAAAGGAGCAGTTGGTATGATGCAACTTATGCCATCTACAGCAAAATGGATAGCTAAAAAAAGAGGAATTAAGTTTGATATTAATGATTTGTATAAATATAAAACGAACATAGAAATAGGTGTAATTTATTATAAATATTTATATGAAAATTTAAATGGAGATTTTGAGAAGATTTTAGCAGCTTATAATGCTGGAATTTCTAGGATAGAAAATGAACAGTGGAAAAAAATATCTGAAACTCGAAAATATGTTTGGAAAGTTAAGATTTATAGATTTTTTTATAGTCTTTTATTTCGTTGA
- the trmL gene encoding tRNA (uridine(34)/cytosine(34)/5-carboxymethylaminomethyluridine(34)-2'-O)-methyltransferase TrmL, which yields MNIVLLEPEIPYNTGNIGRSCVLTNTNLHLIKPLGFSIDDKHIKRAGLDYWKNVKLSIHDSLDELIAKYPNSNFYFATTKTEQKYCDVKYNSNDFIVFGKESKGIPEDILEKNKNNCITVPMLPIGRSLNLSNTAAIILYEALRQNNFNFGD from the coding sequence TTGAATATAGTTTTATTAGAACCAGAAATACCATATAATACAGGAAATATAGGGAGAAGTTGTGTGCTTACAAATACGAATTTGCATTTAATAAAACCATTAGGTTTTTCTATTGACGACAAGCATATAAAAAGAGCAGGATTAGATTATTGGAAAAATGTAAAATTATCTATACATGATTCGTTAGATGAATTGATAGCAAAATATCCAAATTCTAATTTTTATTTTGCAACTACAAAAACAGAACAAAAATATTGTGATGTTAAATATAATAGTAATGATTTTATAGTTTTTGGAAAAGAATCAAAAGGGATTCCAGAAGATATTTTAGAAAAAAATAAAAATAATTGTATAACAGTTCCAATGCTTCCAATTGGAAGATCACTGAATTTATCGAATACAGCAGCTATAATATTATACGAGGCATTGAGGCAAAATAATTTTAATTTTGGAGATTAA
- a CDS encoding DUF1893 domain-containing protein: MRILKNNEIIFRSRKKWIYPLFDAEIFIEKFNLNTEEIEIEDKIIGKAAAAFIIKMNVKKIYAHLLSELAKELLEKYNIEYKYDKIVKRINCKTEELFNKEDDVEKIVKILKERVKEN, encoded by the coding sequence ATGAGAATTTTAAAAAATAATGAAATTATTTTTAGAAGTAGAAAAAAATGGATATATCCTTTATTTGATGCAGAAATTTTTATAGAAAAATTTAATTTGAACACAGAGGAAATTGAAATAGAAGATAAAATTATTGGGAAGGCAGCAGCAGCATTCATTATAAAGATGAATGTAAAAAAAATCTATGCACATTTATTAAGTGAATTAGCTAAAGAGCTTTTAGAAAAATATAATATAGAATATAAATATGATAAGATAGTAAAACGTATAAATTGTAAAACAGAAGAACTGTTTAATAAAGAGGATGATGTAGAAAAGATAGTAAAAATTTTAAAGGAAAGGGTGAAGGAGAATTGA